The Corynebacterium felinum DNA segment GGGCACGAAGTTTCTTGCGCACATGGTGGCTTCCACGAAGTCGTATTCCGCCACGATCCGTTTAGGGCAAGCAACCACGACTGATGACAAAGAAGGCACACGCATATCCTGTGCTGATGCGAATGTGCTTGCGCAGCTTGACGACGCCGCCATCCACGACGCACTCACACACTTTCGGGGGCAGATCATGCAGCGTCCCGCAAAGGTGTCGGCCATCAAAATTAATGGCAAACGCGCCCACGAACGTGTTCGCGCGGGTGAAGATGTAGTAATCCCCGCCCGCCCAGTGGAAATCATGCGCTTTGAGATCCTTGAGATTCGCCGTGGCACCGATACCGCAGTACCAGTTGAGTACTCCGATGAGATTCCTCCCGCCCCAGCAGACGAGGTTGGATTCATTGATATTGATGTGGAGGTGGATTGCTCCTCCGGCACCTATATCCGTTCCCTTGCCCGTGACCTTGGGGAACACCTGAATGTGGGTGGGCATCTCACACAGCTGCGTCGCACAGCGGTTGGCCCGTTTACTCTCGACGATGCCCTGCCATTAGATGCACTGGAAGAAAACCCAGTGCTGAGCCTTTCGCTCGACGAATCCTTGATCCGCTGCTACCCCACCCTTGAGATCACCGAAGCTGAAGCCGCCGATTTGGCCAAGGGCCAGTGGCTTCAACCCCGCAAGCTCACAGGTGTGCATGCTGCTGTCGCCCCCAATGGGCAGGCCATTGCATTAGTCAAAGAACAAGGCAAGCGCCTCGCCAGCGTTTTCGTTGCCCGCCCCTCCACACTGTAACCACCGTTGCCACACGCTACCTGCCGATTTTTCCACCCCGTATCGTGTGGCTTCTTCCCAATCCGCCATCGTCAACCATGCTGGTGAAGATTACCCACCTCACAGTTGTTATGGCGGGCTAGAAACACCAATGCCCTTCCTCATAAAGCAATGAAGAAGGGCACAATGCTGTGGAAGGCTTTTTAACGCGCAACTAGATCAGGGGCGTAGTTTTCGTCGGCGAGTACTGAAGCTAGTCGTTTCGACCACTCCAAAGAATCGGCAACACCCTGCTGGATCGATAGCTTTGCTTCCCACTT contains these protein-coding regions:
- the truB gene encoding tRNA pseudouridine(55) synthase TruB is translated as MTIPPKDLLSSSGLVIVDKPAGMTSHDVVGKLRRAFSTRRVGHAGTLDPMATGVLIVGLERGTKFLAHMVASTKSYSATIRLGQATTTDDKEGTRISCADANVLAQLDDAAIHDALTHFRGQIMQRPAKVSAIKINGKRAHERVRAGEDVVIPARPVEIMRFEILEIRRGTDTAVPVEYSDEIPPAPADEVGFIDIDVEVDCSSGTYIRSLARDLGEHLNVGGHLTQLRRTAVGPFTLDDALPLDALEENPVLSLSLDESLIRCYPTLEITEAEAADLAKGQWLQPRKLTGVHAAVAPNGQAIALVKEQGKRLASVFVARPSTL